CGGCAAGTTTTAATTCAAAAGAATAATTATCTGAAGCAGCTAGCTAAAGGTAAGGCAAAGGATCAGGTCTTTTTAGATGTACTTTCAGATCAACTAGCTGGTATCGCCGCTGAAGTTGTCTTTCGACGATTTAAATTTCTTAAGTATCTTAGTCACTATGCTAGCGATGCTTATGCACATATTAGTTTAGGCAGTGAGCAGCTTTCAATTGCTTATCATCCATCAGTGGCTGACATCCAAGCTGATGACAGTACAGAAGAAATTTATCAAAAGATTTTAGCAAGTTATGCACGAAATAAGGCAAGTGAAATTCGCAAGGGGACAACTACTTCTGGGCCGCACCGTGATGATATTGAATTTAAACTTGATGGTCAAAATGCACATCTTTATGCTTCGCAAGGGCAGCAGCGTTCAATTGCACTTAGCGTCAAGCTGGCGGAAATTCAATTGGTGCATCAACTAACAGATGAGTATCCTTTACTCTTGCTGGATGATGTAATGAGCGAGTTAGATCATGGTCGACAAAGTGCGCTACTTAATTATATTCATGGGAAAACGCAAACCTTTATTACTACGACTGATTTAGAGGGGATTTCCTGGGAAATAATTAAAAAGCCGCGTGTGTATCACATTCAATCAGGCAAAATTAGTTTGGAGAAGGAGAATTAAATGGCTGATAATTCAAAAGAAAATCTTGAAAAGGTCAAAAAATATGAAAAAGAGGCTGACAAGTATAATGCCAGTCAAATTCAGGTTCTTGGCGGTCTAGAAGCTGTACGTAAGCGGCCAGGTATGTATATCGGTTCGACTAGTTCTCAGGGATTGCACCACTTAGTGTGGGAAATTATTGATAACAGTATTGATGAACGACTTGCTGGTTTTGCGACCAAGATTGAAGTTACGATTAACGAAGATGGTAGTGTCACCGTTCAAGATGATGGACGTGGGATTCCTGTAGATATTCAAGAAAAAACAGGTCGTCCTGCATTAGAGACTGTATTTACTGTACTTCACGCCGGTGGTAAATTCGGCGGTGGTGGATATAAGGTTTCTGGTGGTTTGCACGGAGTTGGGGCTTCAGTAGTTAACGCTCTGTCCACTAAACTTGATGTTACCGTAATGCGTGATGGCAAAAAGTACTTTATCGATTTCGATCATGGCCGTGTTAAGGATGAGATGAAACAAATTGGCACGGTTCCACTTGATGAACATGGGACGATTGTTCACTTCTATCCAGATCCAGATATTTTCACAGAAACTATTGTTTTTGATGACAAGATCTTGAAGAACAGAATCCGTGAATTGGCCTTTTTGAACAAGGGATTAACTTTAACCTTTACTGACAAGCGTAAAGACACTGCCGAAACAGATGTGTATAAGTTTGAAGGTGGGATTAAGGAATACGTTGCCTTTTTGAACAAGAGACAAGAAGTATTATTTGATGATCCAATTTATGTTGAAAGCACCTATAATGGCATTGATGTTGAAGTGGCTTTGCAATATACAAATGGCTATAAGACTACTTTGATGACTTTTGCCAATAATATTCACACCTATGAAGGCGGGATGCACGAGGCCGGTTTTAAGACTGCGTTAACACGCGTGGTTAATGACTATGCACATAAGTCTAAGATCTTGAAAGATAAGGACGATAATCTTTCCGGTGAAGACATTCGTGAAGGAATGACAGCTATTGTCTCAGTTAAGCACCCTAGTCCGCAATTTGAAGGTCAGACTAAGACCAAGTTAGGTAATTCGGATGCTAGAACTGCTGTAGATAAGGCTTTTTCAGAAACCTTTAGTCGTTTCTTGATGGAAAATCCTTCAGTTGGGCGCAAGATTGTAGAAAAGGGTCAATTAGCCGAACGAGCTAGAACTGCTGCCAAGCGTGCACGTGAAGTAACAAGAAAGAAATCTGGTCTGGAAATTGCTAATTTACCAGGTAAGTTAGCCGACAATACAAGTAACGATCCAAGTATTTCAGAACTGTTTATCGTCGAGGGTAACTCAGCCGGCGGTTCTGCTAAGCAAGGTAGATCACGTTTAACACAGGCTATTTTGCCAATCAGAGGTAAGATTTTAAATGTTGAAAAAGCTTCGATGGATCGAATCATGGCTAACCAAGAAATTAGATCTTTATTCACAGCTTTAGGAACAGGCTTTGGTGCTGACTTTGACGTTTCAAAAGCACGTTATCACAAATTGATTATCATGACTGATGCCGATGTCGATGGTGCCCACATTAGAACCCTGCTGTTGACCTTGTTCTATAACTATATGCGCCCAATGATCGACAAGGGCTATGTTTATATCGCCAAGCCACCTCTATACCAAGTTCGTCAGGGGAAAGTGGTCAGATATCTTGATACTGACGAAGAATTGCATGATTACTTAGGTAGCTTGCAACCAAGTCCCAAGCCTACTGTGCAACGTTACAAGGGGTTAGGTGAAATGGACCCAGAGCAGTTGTGGGAAACTACTATGAATCCAGAAAATAGAAGACTGGATCGGGTAAGTCCTGAGTATGCTAAAGATGCTGACGCAGTCTTTGAGCTCTTAATGGGAAATGAAGTTTCACCAAGACGTGACTTTATTCAAAAGAATGCTAAATATGTTGAAAACTTGGATGCATAGGAGGATTAGATGGACGAGAATCAAACTCAAGATCATAGAATTAAAAACGTCGATCTAACTAGCATGATGCGTAGTTCATTTTTGGATTACGCAATGTCAGTTATTGTTGCACGTGCTTTACCTGATGTTCGTGATGGCTTAAAGCCCGTACAACGTCGTATTCTTTACGGTATGAGCGAGTTGGGTGTAACGCCTGATAAACCATACAAGAAGAGTGCCAGAATTGTTGGGGAAGTTATGGGTAAGTTTCACCCCCATGGTGATTCCTCAATCTATCTTGCTATGGCACACATGGCACAAGATTTCTCATACCGTTACATGTTAGTCGATGGTCACGGTAACTTCGGTTCTGTCGATGGTGATGAGCCAGCCGCAATGCGTT
This is a stretch of genomic DNA from Lactobacillus crispatus. It encodes these proteins:
- the recF gene encoding DNA replication/repair protein RecF (All proteins in this family for which functions are known are DNA-binding proteins that assist the filamentation of RecA onto DNA for the initiation of recombination or recombinational repair.), which produces MYLDHFTVQNFRNLKKLDVNFDSNVNIFIGKNAQGKTNLLEAIYFLALTRSHRTNNDKDLIGFGGEFTNLLGHVHKSQVELDLRVLITQKGKKVWINRVEQAKLSKYVGQLNAILFSPEDLELIKGAPALRRRFMDQEFGQINAEYLYFASKYRQVLIQKNNYLKQLAKGKAKDQVFLDVLSDQLAGIAAEVVFRRFKFLKYLSHYASDAYAHISLGSEQLSIAYHPSVADIQADDSTEEIYQKILASYARNKASEIRKGTTTSGPHRDDIEFKLDGQNAHLYASQGQQRSIALSVKLAEIQLVHQLTDEYPLLLLDDVMSELDHGRQSALLNYIHGKTQTFITTTDLEGISWEIIKKPRVYHIQSGKISLEKEN
- the gyrB gene encoding DNA topoisomerase (ATP-hydrolyzing) subunit B — its product is MADNSKENLEKVKKYEKEADKYNASQIQVLGGLEAVRKRPGMYIGSTSSQGLHHLVWEIIDNSIDERLAGFATKIEVTINEDGSVTVQDDGRGIPVDIQEKTGRPALETVFTVLHAGGKFGGGGYKVSGGLHGVGASVVNALSTKLDVTVMRDGKKYFIDFDHGRVKDEMKQIGTVPLDEHGTIVHFYPDPDIFTETIVFDDKILKNRIRELAFLNKGLTLTFTDKRKDTAETDVYKFEGGIKEYVAFLNKRQEVLFDDPIYVESTYNGIDVEVALQYTNGYKTTLMTFANNIHTYEGGMHEAGFKTALTRVVNDYAHKSKILKDKDDNLSGEDIREGMTAIVSVKHPSPQFEGQTKTKLGNSDARTAVDKAFSETFSRFLMENPSVGRKIVEKGQLAERARTAAKRAREVTRKKSGLEIANLPGKLADNTSNDPSISELFIVEGNSAGGSAKQGRSRLTQAILPIRGKILNVEKASMDRIMANQEIRSLFTALGTGFGADFDVSKARYHKLIIMTDADVDGAHIRTLLLTLFYNYMRPMIDKGYVYIAKPPLYQVRQGKVVRYLDTDEELHDYLGSLQPSPKPTVQRYKGLGEMDPEQLWETTMNPENRRLDRVSPEYAKDADAVFELLMGNEVSPRRDFIQKNAKYVENLDA